TGGTCTTGGCCTTGAAGACTTCCATGTCCTTTGCCGTGAAGACGACGACCTCCATGCCTTTCCCTTTCAGAAGGTCAATGGCCTCCGTGCTGCCCTCCAGGCCTTTTCTCGCCTCCTTGAGATTCCAGGCGGCGGCCTCCTGGGCGGCTTTGGCGATCATCTCCCGATCCTTCGGGTCGAAGCCCTCCCAGGTGGCTTTGCTCACCCCGAAGATCAGGGGGTCGATCGTGTAGTGCCAGATGGTGATATGTTTGTTCATCTCCCACAATTTGTACGGGATGATGATGGAGACGACGGGGTTCTCTTGGCCATCGACCGTCCCCTGCTGGAGCGCGGTCAGGGCCTCGGACCAGTTGATCGAGACGGGATTTCCTCCCATGGCCCTGAAGGTGTCGACGAAGATCGGGGAACCCACCACGCGGATTTTCAGCCCTTCCAGGTCTTCCGGTTTACGAACGGGCCGTTTGGAGTTGGTCAACTCCCTGTACCCATTTTCTCCCCAGGCGAGGCCGACCACCCCCCGTTCCTCGATGATCTTGAAGAGTTTCTTGCCGGGTTCCCCTGCCTTGACCGCATCGAGATGTTTGTAGTCGGGGAAGAAGAAGGGAAGGGAGAAGAGGTTGAGCTCTTTGACGGCTGGCGACCAGTTGATGG
This Thermodesulfobacteriota bacterium DNA region includes the following protein-coding sequences:
- a CDS encoding DctP family TRAP transporter solute-binding subunit, with product MFRKMLFATVVFGLVLFGIGETGATMYKPEYKLSLVIGPQTPWGQAAQKFADLVKERSGGKINIKCYFAGQLFAGMQTNEFLILRQGVADFAVGSTINWSPAVKELNLFSLPFFFPDYKHLDAVKAGEPGKKLFKIIEERGVVGLAWGENGYRELTNSKRPVRKPEDLEGLKIRVVGSPIFVDTFRAMGGNPVSINWSEALTALQQGTVDGQENPVVSIIIPYKLWEMNKHITIWHYTIDPLIFGVSKATWEGFDPKDREMIAKAAQEAAAWNLKEARKGLEGSTEAIDLLKGKGMEVVVFTAKDMEVFKAKTKSVYDKWVPEIGADLVSAADKVIKGVK